A single Dasypus novemcinctus isolate mDasNov1 chromosome 4, mDasNov1.1.hap2, whole genome shotgun sequence DNA region contains:
- the PIGZ gene encoding GPI mannosyltransferase 4 yields MMARLLWGSLSLLRVVWCLLPQTGYVHPDEFFQSPEVMAEDVLGLQAARPWEFAAGSPCRSALLPLLTAGAAFRLLGLWARPGPPSAYALLVAPRLLLTGLSFALDGAVHQLAPLWGAERWAALVLLAGSHVTLVFYTRTFSNALEGLLLAALLLLVSPRAARRPAPTKPAPGPRWRGWLLGGVVAAGFFNRPTFLAFALAPLFLWGVRGAANPGFQSLTHEALVLLPGAALTAAVFVAVDSWYFSSLSGSSTLVLTPVNFLHYNLDPQNLARHGTHLRLTHLAVNGFLLFGLLHSQALRAAWQQLQVCLRAFAQVGLRKALGARGPLSSPRSHLLLFYFVPLALLSAFSHQEARFLIPLLVPLVLLCSPRAQPVPCKGALVLFNTLGALFFGCLHQGGLVPGLGHLERVVHAPGLPRVPTHYTLLFAHTYMPPQHLLRLPGLGSFVEVVDMGGAEDWALCQAMNNLTSQPACRGAGGPQLCRLFVVTPGTIRPTTEKCGFTLKNETLVFPHLTLEDPPALSSLLSGAWRDHLSLHIMELGEKPGKTMAQPLPKIQPENLPLHLPDG; encoded by the exons ATGATGGCCAGGTTGCTCTGGGGCAGCCTCAGCCTGCTTCGCGTGGTGTGGTGTCTTCTTCCGCAAACGGGCTACGTGCACCCAGATGAGTTTTTCCAGTCACCTGAGGTCATGGCAG AGGACGTCCTGGGCCTGCAGGCCGCCCGGCCCTGGGAGTTCGCGGCCGGCAGCCCGTGCCGCTCGGCGCTGCTCCCGCTGCTGACCGCGGGCGCCGCCTTCCGGCTGCTCGGGCTCTGGGCGCGGCCGGGCCCGCCGAGCGCCTACGCGCTGCTGGTGGCGCCGCGCCTGCTGCTCACCGGCCTCTCCTTCGCGCTGGACGGCGCCGTGCACCAGCTGGCGCCGCTGTGGGGCGCGGAGCGCTGGGCCGCCCTGGTCCTGCTGGCCGGCTCCCACGTCACCCTCGTCTTCTACACCAGGACCTTCTCCAACGCCCTCGAGGGGCTGCTGCTCGCcgcgctgctgctgctggtgtCGCCCCGCGCAGCGCGCCGCCCCGCGCCCACGAAGCCGGCTCCGGGCCCGCGGTGGCGCGGCTGGCTCCTGGGGGGCGTCGTGGCTGCCGGCTTCTTCAACAGGCCCACCTTTCTGGCCTTTGCCCTGGCCCCCCTCTTCCTGTGGGGCGTCCGTGGAGCCGCAAATCCCGGCTTCCAGTCCCTGACCCATGAGGCCCTGGTGCTGCTCCCGGGGGCCGCGCTCACGGCCGCGGTGTTTGTGGCTGTGGACAGCTGGTACTTCTCCAGCCTGTCTGGGTCTAGTACCCTTGTCCTTACGCCTGTCAACTTCCTGCACTACAACCTGGATCCCCAAAACCTGGCGAGGCATGGCACGCACCTGCGGCTCACTCACCTGGCAGTCAACGGCTTCCTGCTCTTCGGGCTGCTGCACAGCCAGGCCCTGCGGGCTGCGTGGCAACAGCTTCAAGTCTGCCTCCGGGCCTTTGCACAGGTGGGCCTCCGGAAGGCTCTGGGTGCCCGGGGCCCGCTGTCCAGCCCCAGGTCTCACCTCCTTCTCTTCTACTTCGTGCCCCTGGCCCTGCTGTCTGCCTTCAGCCATCAGGAGGCTCGGTTCCTGATACCCCTCCTGGTGCCCCTGGTTCTGCTTTGCAGTCCGCGGGCCCAACCTGTGCCCTGCAAGGGGGCCCTGGTTCTCTTCAACACCCTGGGGGCCCTCTTCTTTGGCTGCCTGCACCAGGGGGGCCTAGTGCCTGGCCTGGGGCACCTGGAGCGGGTGGTCCATGCTCCTGGGCTCCCACGCGTGCCCACGCACTACACGCTCCTCTTTGCCCACACCTACATGCCCCCTCAGCACCTCCTACGCCTCCCAGGCCTCGGGTCATTTGTGGAGGTGGTGGACATGGGTGGGGCCGAGGACTGGGCCCTGTGCCAGGCCATGAACAACCTCACCAGCCAGCCAGCCTGTCGGGGGGCCGGTGGGCCGCAGCTCTGCCGCCTCTTCGTGGTGACCCCTGGCACCATCAGACCTACCACAGAGAAGTGTGGCTTCACCCTCAAGAATGAGACACTCGTGTTTCCTCACTTGACCCTGGAAGACCCCCCAGCCCTGTCTTCCCTGCTGAGTGGGGCGTGGAGGGACCACCTCAGCCTTCATATTATGGAGCTGGGGGAGAAGCCTGGCAAAACGATGGCGCAGCCACTGCCCAAAATTCAGCCAGAGAATCTGCCACTCCACCTTCCGGATGGGTAG
- the NCBP2AS2 gene encoding protein NCBP2AS2, whose protein sequence is MVLRRLLASLLNSSQLVERLSESRPIRRAAQLTAFTLLQAQLRGQDAVRRLQGLTAGPANCLGRRAARFKDTFTQELRRGLRDRPGSPPRSQKGPGSGS, encoded by the coding sequence ATGGTTCTTCGGCGGCTGCTGGCCTCGCTGCTGAACAGCTCGCAGCTGGTGGAGCGTCTGTCCGAGTCGCGGCCCATCCGGCGTGCAGCCCAGCTCACGGCTTTCACGCTGCTGCAGGCCCAGCTGCGCGGCCAGGACGCAGTCCGCCGCCTCCAGGGCCTCACGGCTGGGCCCGCGAACTGCCTGGGCCGCCGCGCTGCCCGCTTCAAGGACACCTTCACACAGGAGCTGCGCCGCGGCCTCCGGGACCGACCGGGGTCACCACCACGTAGTCAGAAGGGACCCGGCTCAGGCTCCTAA
- the NCBP2 gene encoding nuclear cap-binding protein subunit 2 has translation MSSGLLKALRSDSYVELSQYRDQHFRGDNEEQEKLLKKSCTLYVGNLSFYTTEEQIYELFSKSGDIKKIIMGLDKMKKTACGFCFVEYYSRADAENAMRYINGTRLDDRIIRTDWDAGFKEGRQYGRGRSGGQVRDEYRQDYDAGRGGYGKLAQNQ, from the exons ATGTCCAGCGGCCTCCTGAAGGCGCTGCGCAGCGACTCCTACGTGGAGTTGAGCCAGTACCGAGACCAGCACTTCCGG gGTGACAatgaagaacaagaaaaattacTGAAGAAAAGCTGTACGTTATATGTTGGAAATCTTTCCTTTTACACAACTGAAGAACAAATCTATGAACTCTTCAGCAAAAGTGGtgacataaagaaaataattatgggcctggataaaatgaaaaaaacagcatGTGGATTCTGTTTTGTGGA GTACTATTCAAGAGCAGACGCAGAAAATGCCATGCGGTATATAAACGGAACTCGTCTGGATGACCGGATCATTCGCACAGACTGGGATGCAGGCTTTAAGGAGGGCCGGCAGTATGGCCGGGGGCGATCTGGAGGCCAG GTACGAGACGAATATCGGCAAGACTATGATGCTGGGAGAGGAGGCTATGGAAAACTGGCACAAAACCAATGA